The Amylolactobacillus amylophilus DSM 20533 = JCM 1125 genome contains a region encoding:
- a CDS encoding acetate/propionate family kinase: MQKILAINSGSSSFKFKLFEIPSEEVITSGIAERVGIDGSFFEIKYQGQKQHFDVAIPDQEAAVNLLLHHLTEMKIVADLAEIKGVGHRIVAGGEDFKESTIIDETNLQKIYDLAQYAPLHNPAEARGIEAFMKMLPGVPQVGVFDTSFHTSMPMINYLYSLPYEYYEKYGARKYGAHGTSVRYVAHRAAELMGRDISELKLIVCHLGSGASVTAVQGGKSLDTSMGFTPLAGVTMGTRTGDIDASLIPFLMKKLNLSSAQELIDIFNNKSGLLGISGVSPDMRDVEATFDQPRSRLAHDIFINRIVRYIGQYVFEMGGLDGLIFTAGIGEHSIDIRDHIVRGLDFYGARMDWDANIASGERFINTPESTVKLLVVPTDEELMIVRDVIALTK, translated from the coding sequence ATGCAAAAAATATTAGCAATTAATTCCGGGAGCTCTTCATTCAAATTCAAGTTATTTGAAATACCTAGTGAAGAGGTTATCACATCAGGAATTGCCGAACGCGTGGGAATCGATGGTTCATTCTTTGAGATTAAGTATCAGGGCCAGAAACAACATTTTGACGTAGCCATTCCCGACCAAGAAGCAGCCGTGAACCTGTTATTACACCATTTAACTGAAATGAAGATTGTGGCTGATCTTGCTGAAATTAAAGGTGTGGGGCACCGGATTGTGGCCGGCGGTGAGGACTTCAAAGAGAGTACCATTATCGATGAGACAAATTTGCAGAAAATTTACGACTTAGCCCAATATGCACCACTGCATAATCCTGCAGAGGCACGCGGTATTGAGGCATTTATGAAGATGTTGCCTGGGGTGCCTCAGGTTGGTGTGTTCGACACGTCATTTCATACCTCGATGCCAATGATTAATTATCTTTATTCCCTACCATATGAATATTATGAAAAATATGGTGCAAGAAAGTATGGTGCACACGGCACGAGCGTACGTTACGTAGCACATCGTGCAGCTGAATTGATGGGAAGAGATATCAGTGAGTTGAAACTCATCGTTTGTCACCTCGGTTCCGGTGCCTCGGTGACCGCAGTTCAGGGTGGTAAGTCGCTCGATACATCAATGGGTTTCACACCGCTAGCGGGTGTGACGATGGGCACCAGAACTGGCGACATCGATGCCTCGCTGATTCCGTTTCTGATGAAGAAACTAAATCTATCCAGTGCACAAGAATTGATTGATATTTTCAACAATAAATCTGGTCTCCTGGGTATTTCCGGTGTTTCACCTGATATGCGTGACGTTGAAGCTACATTTGATCAACCTCGTTCTCGTTTAGCACACGATATCTTCATCAACCGGATTGTACGCTATATCGGCCAGTATGTCTTTGAAATGGGCGGTCTCGACGGTTTGATTTTCACCGCCGGGATTGGAGAACATAGTATCGACATTCGGGACCACATCGTACGGGGACTAGACTTCTATGGTGCCCGGATGGACTGGGATGCGAACATCGCATCGGGCGAACGGTTTATTAACACACCCGAATCAACCGTGAAACTACTGGTTGTGCCAACGGATGAAGAGTTAATGATTGTTCGAGACGTGATCGCACTAACTAAATAG
- a CDS encoding ABC transporter ATP-binding protein: MIEITNLSKHYGEKAALANVYLTFSDNKIYGLLGSNGAGKTTLMKIIANRLFQTAGTVTVQGQPVLENERVQQNIFCVTENDKYPKDIKLKNLLVWESRFFPDFDLDYAKDLAQKFDLDLNKKTNSLSTGYYTILKVVVALASKAKIMILDEPVLGIDSLYRELFYEVLLTHHRQYQNLIIISTHLIEEVEPVLQEVVIIDRGRIIKQGTLQEIAENESLNQAYVNILKGVRHG; encoded by the coding sequence ATGATAGAAATTACAAACCTTAGTAAGCATTATGGCGAAAAAGCAGCGCTGGCTAATGTTTATTTGACCTTTAGCGACAACAAGATATACGGTTTGCTGGGCTCAAACGGTGCCGGTAAGACAACGCTGATGAAGATTATCGCGAACAGACTGTTCCAAACGGCTGGTACGGTGACGGTCCAGGGTCAACCCGTGCTGGAGAATGAACGGGTACAGCAGAATATCTTTTGTGTGACAGAGAATGATAAGTACCCGAAGGATATCAAATTAAAAAATCTGTTGGTCTGGGAATCCCGTTTCTTTCCTGATTTTGACTTGGATTATGCGAAAGACTTGGCGCAAAAGTTCGATCTGGATTTGAATAAGAAGACGAACAGTCTTTCGACGGGCTACTACACGATACTAAAAGTGGTTGTGGCCCTAGCTAGCAAAGCCAAAATTATGATTCTGGATGAGCCCGTGCTGGGAATTGATTCACTCTACCGTGAGTTATTTTACGAAGTGCTATTAACGCACCACCGGCAGTACCAAAACCTGATCATCATTTCGACGCACTTGATTGAAGAGGTGGAACCCGTTCTTCAGGAGGTTGTGATTATCGATCGGGGACGGATTATCAAGCAAGGTACACTCCAGGAAATCGCTGAAAA